From the Oceanobacillus kimchii X50 genome, the window GTACCATAAGATTCCATTAATGATTTCACCATAGCAACGACTACATTGAAACCACCCATATATTTTCCAGCTCCTTCAGAAACACCAAGAATAACTGGTGACTTCTCTTCTTCCGCAGCTTGAAGAATAGCTTGTACATACTCTAGGTTATTTATATTAAACTGACCTACTGCATAACCATTCTCTTTACCTTTTTCTAGCATTTCCTTCATTGATACTAAAGGCATGAAAAGTTCCTCCTTAAATTTACATAGCAATAAAAAAATAATCATTTTTATTACATAATAAGAATACCAAGTCCCAGTCTCTGGTGCAACAAGTTAGAACCATTCTATCTGTATTAATCTTCTAAAATTCCTTCTACATCAGAGCACAATTCATTTAAATTAAAAGGTTTTGAAATCAATTTCTCAACTTTATAGTCCGCTATTTCTTCTTGTATACTTTCTGCCATTCCACTCATTACTACAATCTTTGTATTGTATTTGTCGGAGTTCATCTGCTTAATAACCTCCTTGCCATCCAACACAGGAAGTTTATAATCTAAAATAACTAAATCATATAATTTTTCACTTAGCTTATCGATCGCATCTTTTCCAGTTCCTGCAAGGGATACTGTATATCCTTTATTTGATAGAACCTCACTTAATAACATTCTGATACCTGGTTGATCGTCTACTACTAAGATTGAATTTCCCATAAACATTCTCCCCCTGTGTGTATTTCTTGTAATTATAAAATTCGATGACTACAAAAAATAATCCTGCTAAGTTAGAAAAAGAGTTTTTTCACGAAACTAATATTGCTAAAAATTGGTAAAAACACATTCTTATTTTACCAACATA encodes:
- a CDS encoding response regulator, whose amino-acid sequence is MGNSILVVDDQPGIRMLLSEVLSNKGYTVSLAGTGKDAIDKLSEKLYDLVILDYKLPVLDGKEVIKQMNSDKYNTKIVVMSGMAESIQEEIADYKVEKLISKPFNLNELCSDVEGILED